In Numenius arquata chromosome 3, bNumArq3.hap1.1, whole genome shotgun sequence, one genomic interval encodes:
- the VIRMA gene encoding protein virilizer homolog: protein MAVDTATELLFLDTFKHPSAEQSTNIDVVRFPCVVYINEVRVIPPGVRAHTSLPDNRAYGETSPHTFQLDLFFNNVSKPSAPVFDRLGSLEYDENTSIIFRPNAKVNTDGLVLRGWYNCLTLAIYGSVDRVISHERESPPPPPPPPPPPQQQPGLKRNPKHVDGEKEDQFNGSPPRPQPRGPRTPPGPPPPDDDEDEPMPVSVVGEKEDDVDHREDYFEPISPDRTSIHQESQYSDDGEVEEDQPEEGEDEDDVDVEEEEEEDDDDDGHTVESIADEEEEEEEEDEDEEEGEEEEEGEGDDGYEQISSDEDGIADLERETFKYPSFDIEYTPEDLASVPPVTYEPFERELGPLLYFSCPYKTVFENEVGKIKDQDPEKENSGAVEASVKLTELLELYHEERGAKWVTALEEVPSLIVKGLSYLQVKDTKQDYITQLVDWTLQALNLQVALKQPIALNVRQLKAGTKLVSSLGECGTQGITALLQAGVINVLFELLFADHVSSSLKLNAFKALDSVISMTEGMEMFLRGGVDVHEKSGYQKLLELILLDQTVRVVTAGSAILQKCHFYEILSDIKKAVDQLAENTPSLPNHTEPEQDQEMSGLERTNQEYENDVEAPMDMDHLLESSNISEGEMEKLVSLLEEIFHLMETAPHTMIQPPVKSFPTMARITGPPERDDPYPVLFRYLHSHHFLECITLLLSIPVTGAHPGVLQAIRDILRFLAQSQKGLLFFISEYEATNLLIRALCQFSDPDQEEGLQSDGANEDAFALWLLHSTQTLQCISELFCHFQRCTASEETDHSDLLGTLHNLYLITFNPVGRSAVAHVFSLEKNLQSLITLMEYYSKEALGDSKSKKSVAYNYACILVLLVVQSSSDVQMLEQHSAPLLKLCKADENNTKLQELSKWLEPLKNLRFEINCIPNLIEYIKQNIDSLMTPDGVGLPTALRVLCHVACPPPLVEGQQKDLKWNLAVIQLFSSEGMDTFIRVLQKLNSVLIQPWRLHVNMGTTLHRVTTISMARCTLTLLKTMLTELLRGGSFEFKDMRVPSALVSLHMLLCSIPLSGRLDSDEQKIQNDIVDILLTFTQGVNEKLTISEETLANNTWSLMLKEVLSSILRIPEGFFSGLILLSELLPLPLPMQTTQVIEPHDISVALNTRKLWSMHLHVQAKLIQEIVRSFSGSSCQPIQHMLRRICVQLCDLASPTALLIMRTVLDLIVEDLQSSTEDKEKQYTGQTTRLLALLDALASHKACKLAILHLISGTTKGDEKYAEVFQELLALMRSAGDNVTHQQCAEYVTSLLQSLCDQDIALILPSSSEGSVSESEQLSNSLPGKDLMPSICDCLMETLTNSESSYTCLLTCIRTMMFLTEHDYGFYHLKSALRKHSNALYTVLKRVITSFSKDTGELASSFLDFMRQILNSETLGCCGDDGSLMEADGSHPGRTLGLTTAELKHLLQNKEETPENLLLDLEKHVMDRSKEDDGLESLLDNIVGVRQMLESAGDSCPLSDQDVEPILSAPDSLQNLFNNRTTYMLADVMDDQLKSMWFSPFQAEEIDTDLDMVKVDLIELSEKGCSDFDLQAELERSFLSEPSSPGRTKTTKGFKLGKHKHETFITSSGKSEYIEPAKRAHVVPPPRGRGRGGFGQGIRPHDIFRQRKQNTSRPPSMHVDDFVAAESKEVVAPDGIPPAKRPPKVSQKISSRGGFSGNRGGRGAFHSQNRFFTPPASKGNYSRREGARGSSWSAQSTPRGTYNDSRGGQSNFNRGPLPPLRPLSSAGYRPSPRDRASRGRGGIGPSWTSANSSSSGGSRGKFVSGGSGRGRHVRSFTR from the exons ATGGCGGTGGACACGGCGACCGAGCTTCTGTTTTTAGATACGTTCAAGCACCCGAGCGCGGAG CAAAGTACCAATATAGATGTAGTTCGTTTTCCGTGCGTGGTTTACATAAATGAAGTACGTGTCATTCCTCCAGGAGTGAGAGCTCACACAAGTTTGCCCGACAATAGGGCTTATGG AGAGACATCCCCACATACGTTTCAACTGGACTTGTTTTTCAACAATGTCAGCAAGCCAAGTGCCCCTGTATTTGATAGGCTGGGGAG CCTTGAATATGATGAAAACACTTCAATTATTTTCAGACCCAATGCAAAG gtCAACACGGATGGATTGGTTCTAAGAGGGTGGTACAACTGTCTGACTTTGGCAATATATGGCTCAGTTGACAGGGTAATAAGTCATGAGAGAGAGTcacctcctccacccccacctccaccaccacctccccagcaaCAGCCTGGtttgaaaagaaacccaaaacatg TTGATGGAGAGAAAGAAGACCAGTTCAATGGCAGCCCTCCAAGACCACAACCTAGGGGACCAAGGACACCTCCAGGCCCTCCTCCTCCTGATGATGATGAGGATGAACCTATGCCAGTGTCAG TGGTTGGGGAGAAAGAAGATGATGTGGATCATAGGGAGGATTACTTTGAGCCCATTTCTCCTGATCGAACATCCATTCATCAAGAAAGTCAGTATTCTGATGATGGAGAAGTGGAGGAAGATCAACCggaggaaggagaagatgaagatgatgtggatgttgaggaggaggaggaggaggatgacgatgatgatggGCATACAGTAGAGAGTATTGctgatgaggaagaggaagaggaggaggaagatgaagatgaagaagagggtgaagaggaggaagaaggtgaag GAGATGATGGATATGAGCAGATTTCAAGTGATGAAGATGGAATTGCTGATCTGGAACGTGAAACATTTAAGTATCCAAGCTTTGATATTGAATATACTCCTGAGGATCTGGCGTCAGTGCCTCCTGTGACATATGAGCCTTTTGAAAGGGAGCTTGGACCTCTTTTGTACTTCAGCTGCCCTTACAAGACTGTATTTGAAAATGAAGTTGGTAAAATAAAGGACCAagatccagaaaaagaaaattcaggagcAGTGGAAGCCTCAGTTAAATTAACTGAACTGTTGGAATTATATCATGAGGAAAGGGGTGCAAAGTGGGTCACTGCATTAGAAGAAGTTCCGAGTTTAATAGTAAAAGGATTGAGCTACCTGCAGGTGAAAGACACAAAGCAAGACTATATTACCCAGCTGGTAGACTGGACCCTGCAAGCTTTAAACCTTCAGGTAGCTCTCAAACAGCCCATTGCTTTGAATGTCCGACAACTCAAAGCTGGGACAAAATTGGTATCATCGTTAGGGGAATGTGGGACTCAAGGAATAACGGCACTCTTGCAGGCAGGAGTTATTAACGTGTTATTTGAACTGTTGTTTGCAGATCATGTATCATCCTCCCTTAAACTTAATGCTTTTAAAGCTTTGGATAGTGTTATTAGTATGACTGAGGGAATGGAAATGTTTCTAAGGGGTGGCGTAGATGTGCATGAAAAAAGTGGTTATCAGAAACTCCTGGAACTCATACTGTTAGATCAGACTGTGAGAGTAGTAACTGCTGGTTCTGCAATTCTCCAGAAATGTCACTTCTATGAGATTCTCTCGGATATTAAAAAGGCTGTTGATCAGTTAGCAGAGAACACTCCTTCCCTTCCTAATCACACGGAGCCAGAACAGGACCAGGAAATGTCAGGACTTGAAAGAACCAACCAAGAATATGAGAATGATGTGGAGGCTCCTATGGACATGGATCATCTTTTGGAATCTTCTAATATAAGTGAAGGAGAGATGGAAAAACTTGTTAGTCTTCTTGAAGAAATCTTCCATTTGATGGAAACTGCTCCTCATACAATGATTCAGCCACCTGTGAAATCTTTCCCAACCATGGCACGCATTACAGGCCCTCCAGAAAGGGATGATCCTTACCCTGTCCTGTTTAG atatcTTCATAGTCACCATTTCTTGGAATGCATTACTTTGCTACTGTCGATTCCAGTGACAGGGGCACATCCAGGTGTCCTTCAAGCTATACGAGATATATTGCGTTTCCTGGCACAGTCACAGAAGggtcttcttttctttatttccgaGTACGAAGCAACGAACTTGTTGATTAGAGCACTTTGTCAGTTTTCTGATCCAGATCAAGAGGAAGGTCTCCAATCGGATGGTGCCAATGAGGATGCTTTCGCCCTGTGGCTCCTGCATTCAACACAGACGTTACAGTGCATTTCGGAATTATTCTGCCACTTTCAGCGGTGCACAGCCAGTGAGGAGACTGACCATTCGGATCTGCTGGGAACGCTGCACAACCTTTACCTGATTACCTTTAACCCTGTAGGAAGATCTGCTGTGGCTCAtgtattcagtctggagaaaaatcTCCAAAGTCTTATTACCTTAATGGAGTACTATTCCAAAGAAGCCTTAGG AGACTCAAAGTCTAAGAAGTCAGTTGCTTATAATTACGCCTGCATCCTTGTTTTGCTGGTGGTTCAATCTTCAAGTGATGTCCAAATGCTGGAACAGCACTCGGCGCCTTTGCTGAAGCTTTGTAAAGCAGACGAAAATAACACCAAATTGCAAG agctcagCAAGTGGCTTGAACCTTTGAAAAATCTTAGATTTGAAATAAATTGTATTCCAAATCTCATTGAATATATAAAACAG aatatTGACAGTTTGATGACCCCAGATGGAGTTGGTCTTCCTACTGCGCTTCGTGTTCTTTGTCATGTTGCATGTCCGCCACCTCTGGTAGAAG GTCAACAGAAAGACCTTAAATGGAATCTTGCAGTTATTCAGCTCTTTTCTTCTGAGGGAATGGACACCTTCATCCGGGTGTTACAGAAGCTGAACAGCGTACTTATTCAGCCTTGGCGACTCCATGTCAATATGGGCACCACACTTCACAGAGTTACTACTATTTCTATGGCCCGCTGTACACTGACTCTCCTTAAAACAATGCTAACAGAACTCCTGAGGGGTGGATCTTTTGAATTCAAAGACATGCGTGTTCCATCAGCACTTGTTTCTTTACACATGCTCCTGTGTTCTATTCCTCTCTCAGGCCGCTTAGATAGCGATGAACAAAAAATTCAGAATGACATTGTTGATATCTTACTGACTTTTACACAAGGCGTTAATGAAAAACTTACCATTTCTGAAGAAACTTTGGCAAACAATACTTGGTCTTTAATGCTGAAGGAAGTTCTCTCTTCAATTTTGAGAATTCCGGAAGGCTTTTTCTCTGGACTTATACTGCTTTCAGAATTGTTGCCTCTTCCACTGCCCATGCAGACGACTCAG GTAATCGAACCACATGATATTTCAGTGGCACTCAACACCAGGAAGCTGTGGAGTATGCATCTTCATGTTCAAGCCAAACTGATCCAAGAGATAGTTCGATCTTTCTCTGGTTCATCTTGCCAGCCCATTCAGCATATGTTGCGACGTATTTGTGTACAGTTGTGTGACTTGGCTTCGCCTACTGCGCTTCTTATCATGAGGACCGTATTGGATCTGATTGTAGAAGACCTACAAAG cagcacagaagaTAAAGAGAAGCAGTATACTGGACAGACCACTCGGTTGCTTGCTTTACTGGATGCCCTGGCTTCACATAAAGCTTGTAAATTGGCTATTTTGCATCTTATCAGTGGAACTACTAAAGGTGATGAAAAGTATGCAGAGGTTTTCCAGGAGCTCTTGGCTTTGATGCGATCAGCTGGGGACAACGTCACTCATCAACAGTGCGCTGAATATGTAACTTCCCTTTTGCAGTCCCTCTGTGATCAG GATATTGCACTCATTTTACCAAGTTCGTCAGAAGGCTCTGTGTCTGAATCAGAGCAGCTTTCCAACTCCTTACCAGGCAAAGACCTGATGCCCTCAATTTGTGACTGTCTGATGGAAACATTAACTAATTCTGAGAGCAGTTACACTTGTCTGCTGACGTGTATCCGAACAATGATGTTCCTTACAGAGCATGACTATGGCTTCTATCACTTAAAGAG CGCTCTAAGAAAACACAGCAATGCTCTGTACACGGTATTAAAGCGAGTGATAACTAGTTTTAGCAAAGACACAGGTGAACTGGCCTCTTCTTTTTTGGATTTTATGCGACAGATTCTGAACTCTGAGACACTG GGATGCTGTGGTGATGACGGAAGCCTTATGGAAGCAGATGGATCTCATCCAGGCAGAACGCTGGGTCTAACTACTGCAGAGTTAAAACATCTACtgcagaacaaagaagaaacaccAGAAAACCTGCTGCTTGATCTGGAGAAACATGTTATG GATCGTTCTAAGGAAGATGATGGCCTTGAATCCTTACTGGACAACATTGTTGGAGTGAGGCAGATGCTGGAATCGGCGGGTGACTCTTGTCCACTGAGTGACCAAGATGTAGAGCCTATTCTTTCTGCACCAGACTCTCTTCAGAATTTGTTTAACAACAG GACTACGTACATGTTGGCAGACGTGATGGATGACCAGCTGAAGTCCATGTGGTTCTCACCCTTTCAGGCTGAAGAAATAGACACTGATCTGGATATG GTAAAAGTTGACTTAATTGAACTGTCAGAGAAGGGCTGCAGTGACTTTGACTTGCAAGCTGAACTGGAGAGGTCATTTTTGTCAGAACCATCATCTCCTGGCCGCACAAAAACCACGAAAGGGTTCAAACTCGGCAAGCACAAGCATGAGACCTTCATAACTTCCAG CGGAAAATCTGAGTACATAGAACCTGCAAAGAGAGCTCATGTTGTGCCACCaccaagaggaagaggcaggggaGGATTTGGACAAGGAATTCGACCACACGATATCTTCCGTCAGAGGAAACAGAATACGAGCCGGCCGCCCTCCATGCACGTGGATGACTTCGTCGCTGCAGAGAGCAAAGAAGTGGTTGCTCCAGATGGGATACCACCAGCCAAAAGGCCACCAAAAGTGTCACAGAAGATTTCGTCACGTGGTGGGTTCTCAGGGAATCGTGGAGGACGAGGAGCTTTTCACAGTCAGAACAGGTTCTTTACGCCACCTGCTTCAAAAG GAAATTACAGTCGTCGTGAAGGCGCTCGAGGCTCAAGTTGGAGTGCCCAGAGCACGCCCAGGGGAACCTATAATGACAGTAGAGGTGGTCAAAGCAATTTTAACAGGGGTCCACTGCCACCATTGAGACCATTAAGTTCAGCAG GCTACCGACCGAGTCCTCGCGATCGTGCTTCCAGAGGCCGGGGAGGAATTGGACCGTCTTGGACAAGTGCTAATAGTAGTAGCAGTGGTGGCTCGAGAGGAAAGTTTGTTAGTGGAGGCAGTGGAAGAGGTCGCCATGTACGTTCCTTCACACGATAA